The Polyangium spumosum region TCGCGAGCGCAGCCCGGAGCCCGTCGTCCCTCACGCCCCGCAGGACCTCCTGCCCCTCGGCCGCGCCGAGCGTCTCGCCCACGCAGCCCTCCATCACCAGCGCCTCGACGAAAGAAATGACGTCGGATTCGAGCCGCGCCGTCGCCTCCGGGAGTTTGTCGGGGCCGATGAAGCGCCCCGCGAGGCGCGAGGCGATGGCATACTCGACCTGCGCGTGTGTGACCTCGTCGAGCGACGCGATTTGCGCCTCGGCGACGAGCTCCGCGGGCGCGCCGAGCGCGAGGAGCTGGAGGGTGAACCGGGAAAAACTCGCGATCGAGGCGTGCTCCATGGCCGCGATGGCCGCGTGATGAGCCGAGATCGCCTCGCGCGCCTCCAGGGAGAGCGCGTCCACCTCGAAATCGAGCGCGGCGCGCCAGTCGGCCCGCGCGCGGGGCTTCGCGGCGCGCGCCTCGCCCGAGATCACGAGGGGACGGCCGATCACGCAGGACATCGACCCGCATTGCCAGGTCGGCTTCTCGCCCTTCTGGCCACGCGCCACGCAGGCTCCGCCGCTGCGGGGCAACTTCTGGCAATCCGCGTCGCTCCTGCAGGTGTCCTCCTTCGTCCGGCAGGCGAGCGTGACCTTCTCGTAGCAACCATTAAAATACGCCGACAAACCGCAGGAATTTTCACTGCAATCGGCGTCCGTGCTGCAGGACGCCTCCGCGCAGACGGAGTGGCGCGCGCGCAGGGCGCCCGTCCCCTTGCACACGCACGCCTGCCCGGCGCCGCACTCGTCGTCGGTCTCGCACGCGTAGGTGCAACCGCAATACGTGCCGATCTGCCCGACGCCGCTCGTGCACTTCCCGTGTGGTTTCTCCGTGCAATCGGCGTCCGTCTTGCAGGAGAGCCTGCTCTCCGTGCCCGCGCAGGCCGGCAGGTCGATCGTCGCGTCACACGTCACGCGGCTCGCGCGGTGGACGTTACCGTTTTTCTCGGCCACCCAGCCCGTGCGCGTGGGATTCGATGGCTCGGGCTCGCCGTCGGGCGAGGGCGCTTCGGCCGTCGCGCTCGAGGACGCCGTGGGGATGGCGACCACCGGCGGGCTCTCGCCCGAGCCGGAGGCGGCGGTGGAAGAGGCGGAGCACCCGGCGGCGCCGAGGGCGGCGAGGAGGGAGATGCGTAAACTGCGGTAACGGTCCACGCGGGAAGCGTACCACAGGCGCGCGCGGCCATGTGGTCAAACGCGAGACGGGGTCTTCTGCACGAGCGCGTCCCGAATCTGCGCGAGCAGGTCGTGATCGGACTCCGCTGGAGGCGCGGGCGGGGGCGCCGCGGGCTTGGGCCGCCGCATCGCATTGAGGCCCTTGACGAGCAGGAAGAGCGCGAAGCCCACGATCAAGAAGTTCACCACCGCGGTCAAGAACTTCCCATACTCGATGACACCATCGCCGAGCCGGAACGTCAGCGCGTCGAAATTGGGTCTGCCGAAGATCGCCGCGATGACGTTCATCAGGATGCCGTTCGTGAACGCCTGGACCACGGCATTGAACGAGGCGCCGAGCACGACGGCGACGGCGAGATCGATCACGTTTCCACGCGAGATGAATTCCTTGAATTCCTTGATGACTGCCGATGCCATAGGAGGCGACCTCCCCTCTCGCGGGCACGTTCTGCACGGGACGTGCCCGAAATGCCGATCCGCCGGGTTCTGGAACGCGGCGTGCAGCGGACGCGCCCGACCATGACAGGTCGCCCCCGAACCGGGAAGGGAGGGCTCGATGACAAGGAAGCTGCGGATCCTGAGTACGATTTCCGTATTCTCGCTCCTCGCGTGCGGCGGCAAGGAGGAGGAGGAGGCGAGCGCGCCGCTTCGAATCCCCACGTATCACGAGGACGTCGCTCCCATCCTCGCCGAGCATTGCGCGAGCTGTCACGTGGAGGGCGGCGTCGCCCCGTTTCCCCTGGTCGAGTACGAGGACGCACAAAGGACCGCGGAGGCGATCCGCATCTCCACGGCGTCCCGCAGCATGCCGCCGTTCGTCCTCGACAACAGCGGTGAATGCAACACGTACGTCGAGGGCCGCTGGCTCTCGGACGCGCAGATCGAGACGCTCGCGGCCTGGGCCCGCGCCGGCGCGCCCGAGGGGACGGCGCCGCGAGGCGGGCCGCCCGCGCCGAAGGCCCTCGCGAATCTCGATCGGGTCGACATGACGATCGACATGGAGGACGCGTATACCCCGGACGCCGCGGCGTTCGACGATTACCGCTGCTTCGTGCTCGACCCCGGGCTCGAGGAGGACGTGTTCGTCACGGGCTTTCACGTTCGCCCGGGCGCGGCCGAGATGCTCCATCACCTGACGCTCTACGCGATCGACACGAAGGAATCGGAGGCAGCGGCGAAGGCGCGTGACGCCGCCGAGCCCGGGCTCGGGTATTCGTGCATCGACGACATCCACGTGCCCGACGCGCGCTGGATCGTCGGCGCGGGCCCCGGGAGCGGGGCGCTGCGATTCCCCGAGGGCACGGGGCTCCGCATGCGCGCGGGGCGGAAGACCCTCCTGCAGATCCATTACAACCAGGAGAATGGGCGCCGCGCCGATCGCACCCGGATCGACCTCATGCTCGCCCGCAGCGTGCCGAACGAGGCCGCCGTGCGGCGCATCGCGGCAACAAACCTCTTCCTGCCGCCGAAGCAGCCGCGGGTCGAAGGGAGCGCGAGCCAGCCCGTGCCCGTGGACGTCACCTTGTGGGGGCTCTGGCCGCACATGCACAAGCTCGGGAGGCAGATGCACGTATCGGCCTCGCGCGCGGGAGAGGAGAAATGCCTGGCGCGGGTGAACGACTGGGATTTCCACTGGCAGGGGTTCGCCCATTACACGAAGCCGATCTCGCTCTCGTGGGGCGACGAGATGCGCATCACGTGCACGTACGACACGCTCTCGCGCGACACGGCCACGACCTGGGGTCAAGGCACGAACGACGAGATGTGCATCGCGTTTTTCTACATGACGGAAAATTGATGTCCGGGGCGCACGCCGGCTCTTCCCGTTCGTGGAGCCCCTTGACAGTCGGCGAAAAACGGGGTTTGTTTGAGCGGCAATGAATTTTGCTCGACGAACTCTGCTTACCTGCGGAATCACCCTCCTCGCTGCGGCGGCCCTCCCGATGGGGTCTGCCCAGGCCGTTCTTTCGGAGCAGGCCGTCGCGCCGAACGCGCGCGTCGAAGACGCCGACGGAAAGGCGGTCGAGATCAAATCGCTGAAGGGGAAGCCGATCGTGATCGTCTACGACGACCGGACGTCGGCGCCGAAGAGCGAGGCGTTCCGGCGGGAGCTCGTCAAGCTCTTGAAAACGGGCCCGTACGCATCGAAGGTGTCGCTCCTCCTCGTCGCCGACGTGAGCCCCTACGATTTCTGGCCCGCGCGCGGCACGGTGAAGGACGCCGTGCGCGAGGAGACGAAGAAGCAGGGGACGACGGTTTATTGCGATTGGACCGGCGGGATGCGCACGGCGTACAAGCTGAAGAACGAAATCACGGGCGTGGTGATGGTCGGCAAGGACGGGCGCGTGGCGTTCGCCAAGGAGGGCGTGCCCCAAGGCGCGGACCAGAAGCGGCTCGTCGAAGCGCTGAAGGCGGCGGTCGAGGGGGGCTAGATCGTCCTTGTCTCGAGCGGGCCTCGTCGCGGTAGAATGCGCCGCGATGGAAACCGCCCGCGCGGCGCCACGGCCCTGGCTGCTCGGCCCCTCTACCGATCTCCTGCTCGGATGCGGGCTCGGGTATGGGCTCGTCGTCCTCGCCCTCGCGGCGAGCGGCGCGCCGATGGGCTCGCTCGATGGGTGGCTGCCGCTCGTCGTGCTCGTGACCGGGATCCCGCATTACGGGGCGACGTTGCTCCGCGTCTACGGGACGGAATCGGCGCGGCGGCGGTATTTTCTCTACGCGTTCCCCCTGGGCTTCCTGGTCTGGGCGGCGTTCGCCGCGTCGTTCGGCGTGCCCAGGCTCGGGACGGCGCTCATCACGCTGTATCTCACCTGGAGCCCCTGGCATTACACGGCCCAGAACTTCGGGCTCGTGATGATGTTCTTGCGCAGGGCGGGGCTCTCGCCCACGCCGGCCCTCCGCAGGCTCGTCCAGGCCTCGTTCGTCCTCTCGTTTTCGCTCGTCTTCTTGAACATCCACGGCTCCGCGTCCGCCGGCGGGGCCGATCCCCTGCAGACATCGAGCGCGATGTATCGATTCGCGCCGCTCGGCATTCCCGCGCGCCTCGCCCTTTGCGCCCTCGCCGTCGTCGGGGTCTCCTACGTGTCGGTGACGATCATCGCGCTCCGGAGGCTCCTCTCGTTTGCCCCTCCGTCGCGGCTCGCGCCCGCGCTCGCGCTCGTCGCGAGCCAGGCCGCGTGGTTCGTGCTGCCCGTGCTGCTCGGGTTCGCTCGGCCAAACCTTTATGGATCGGGCGGCGCCACGGCGCTCGCGTTCATCTGGGTGGCGATCGCGCACAGCGTGCAGTATCTCTGGATCTCGTTCCATTATGCGCGTGCCTCCGGGAACGTGGCACGGACGGCGCCGTCCGGTCTCTGGTATCTCGGAAAAACCGTGCTGGCGGGCGCTGTGATATGGGTCGTCCCCGCCGTCGTGTGCGCGCCCGGCGCGCTCGGGCTCCTGCCCTTCGACGCGGGCCTCGGGCTGCTCGTGGCGGCCGCGGTGAACCTGCACCACTTCATCCTCGACGGGGCGATCTGGAAGCTCCGGGACGGTACGGTCGGCAATGTACTCGTAGGACAAACGAGCGCGGCGCCTTCGGCCTCGCCCGCGGCGAAGGGCCTAGGGGCGTGGGCGGCGTGGGCCGCGCGGGCGGCGCTCGTCGCGGCGGGGCTCGTCTCGGCGGGCGCGTGGGCGGCGAGCGCCTGGGAGAAGGAAATGGGGCTCGATCGCGCGGCCGCGAATGGTGATCTCGCGCGGGTTCGGGTCGCGGCGCAGAGGCTCGCGCTCCTCGGGCGGGACAGCGCGCGCATTCACGTGACGATCGGGCGGCTGCTCGACGCGCGCGGGGAGAAGGCGGCCGCGCACGAGGCCTACGAGGCCGCGCTCGCGCTCGACCCCGAGGACCCGGCGGCGCTCGATCGAATCGCCGAGTCCTGGCTCTCGCGCGGGGAATTCCAGCGAGCGCTCGACGCGCGGTACCGCGCCACGCGCAATGCGCCGGATCGGCCTGCCTTCCGGCGACGTTACGAGGAGCTGCTGGCGCGATTGCAGGCGCCGCCCGAGATGGGCGACACGGAGGAGATCGTGGTCACCGGAGAGACGTCCCCGGCGAGCGCGCCGGGCGAAGGCACGAAGTGACGCAGGAGCGTGCGCGCGGCAGGTTGGACGACATCGGCCATGGCGCGGCGCATGAGGTCGCGCTTCTCCAGGGCGGGGAGGCAGCCGTGCGCCGTGAGTTTGTCCGGGTCCGCGCCGGGCGCGGCGAGGTCCTCGGCCTCGGGGAGCGTGGCCCTCGCGAATGCCGCTTCGAGGGCGCGCGCGACCTCGGCCCCGCCCATTTCGAGCGCCCAGGCGAGCGTGCGCCAGGCGAGCTCCGCGTGCGTGGCCTCGTCCTCCGCGATCGAGACGAGCGCGGCCTTCACCGCGGGATCCGCGGCGCGGAGGGCCTCCTCGCCCGCGACGAGCGCGGCGAGGGTCTCGTTGACGGCGCCCTCGAGGGCCGTGGCGACGGCGATCTCGGCGAGGGTCCTCCGCGGCGCGACCTCGGGCATGGGCAAGACGCCTGGACCCACCGGCGCGCCTGCATAGGCCCCGGCGAGGCCGAAGCAGAGTTTGGCGTGCCGCACCTCGTCCGAGAGCGCCTCTTGCGCGGCCGAGACGAGGGAGGCCGGGGCGCCAGCGCCGAGCAGCTCCAGGACGAACCGCGCGAAGGAGGCGACGGAGGCGTGCTCGTAGAGGCCGGCGCGGGTGAAATGGTCGGCGAGCGCGCGGCGCGTGGCCGTGTCGAGGTCCGCGAGATTGGGTGACTCCGCCAAACCTCGACCGACCTCGCCGGTCCAATCGGCGCGGGCCGAGGGTCTCGCGATACGCGCCTCCCCGTCGACGACGAAGGGGCGGCCTTCGCAGAGCTCGAAGACGATGGCCACGTGGTAGCAGCACTGGGCGCTGATCGAGAGGTCCTGGCAACCCATGCCGGGCACGTCGTAGCAGCAGCTCCCGGAGCCGACGCATTCCTCGGTGCCGTGGACCTGCTTCATCAGCTCGTTCTGGACGTCGGCAAGCGGAGGGCAATCGCCGCCCACGGAGCCAGGGAGGCAGAGGAGGCGATACTCGGCATTCGGGGGAGGCGGATTCGGGCAAGGGAGCGAGCCGCCGGCTCCGCCGACGCCGACGCTGGTGCTGACGGCATTGCCCAGGCCGCCGCCGGTGCCGCTCGCGCCGCCCGAGCCGCCCGAGCCGCCCGCGCCCGCGTCGATGACCACGTTTCCGCCGCACGCGGCCGCCGTGAGCGCCAGGGTCGCGCCCGCGCCGAGGCCCGCGGCCCGCAGAATTCTCGTGAAAAGCGCAAGGGAGAGAGGAGACGGGTTCTGTACGTGGGTCATGGTGTGCCTGCCAGGTGCATGAAAGGTCGCGGCGCGCGCAATGGCCACGCCGGAGGGGAATGGATCCCCTGCATCCAGGCGGCGAGGGATCGCAAGAACCGGGCCGAAATGCGGGCGGCTCAGGGACGGGCGCGTTTGCGTGGCGCGGCGGGCTTCGTGGCCCCGGGGCCGGCCCAGCCGAAACGATCGAGCGAGACATTTCCGCGCGTATCGAAGGTGACGCCCTCGGTTTCGAGGAGCGCGCGCTGGAGGGCGCCGCCGACGGGATCCTTGATGGTGACGGCGGCGCGATTGCGCGGGCGGCTGCCGAGGACACGTTGCCAGGGGACGCTGCCGCGCTTCTTGGTCTCTTTCAGCGCAGCGAGGGCGAATCCGACGTGGCGCGCCGAGCGCGGGTGGCCGGCGAGGGCGGCGACCACACCATACGTCGTGACGCGGCCGCGGGGGATGCGGCGGACGACACGATAAAAATCTTCCCACCAGGAGATCGGCTCGACGGCTTCGACGGGCTCGGCGCGCGAGGTCCGGGCCCTCGGATTGCCGCGGGCGCTCACGGGATCTCCTCGATTTCCTCCCCGCGCAGGGAGCGGAGGCGCGGCAGGGCCGCCTCCGCGGGCAGCCGGACGCGCAGCCGCTCGGCGAGGCTCTGGAACGCGAGGCACATCGCGTAGGCCGCGGCGTCACCCTCGTCGGCGCGGGTGCGCATCTCGGGGTAGATGGTATGTGCGAGTCGGTAAAACACATTTTGTGTTTTCCAGAGGTCGACGGAGAAGCCGGCGCGGTGCGCGAACTCGACGGCCATGTCGAGATCCGCGAGGAGGTGCGGCTCGGTAGCTCTTTCTCGCAATCGCTCGACGAGCGCCGAGAGGCTCTGGCCGAGGGTGAAGGTCACGGCCGCCCGATCGACGTGGAGGTCTTGCTCCTTGGCCTGCGCGAGGAGGCGGCGCATGGAGAGGACGTCCGGCGGGACGCGCTCCGCGGCGCGCAAAAGGTCGGCGCCGAGGACGAGCTCACCCGCGACGAGCAAAGCGCGCGGCGTGGGGCTCCGCAAAGGCGCGAGGCGGCGGAGCAGGGGCGCATAACGCTCGAAGAGGGCGCGCTGGGCGGACTCGACCTCGGCGAGCGTGGGGGCGAGGAGGCGCTCGACGATGCGGCGCTGATCGTCGCGGAACACGGCGTCGAGCGAGTCGATCGTGCGGTCGCAGCGTCGATACAAGAGGCGCATCGCGCCTTCCATGTCGCCGGATTCGAAGGCGCGGACGATCTCGGCGCAGCGCGCCTCGTGCTCTTCGCCCTCGGCGTCCTGCAGGACCCCGCCGGCGACGCGGTGGTCGCCGAGGTGAAGGACGCTGAACGCGTGCCGCTCGGAGGCGAGCGTGAGGCGGCTCGTCACGCGCGTGCGACCGAGGAGGAGCTTGGCGCCGTCGCGCTCGTACGTCTCGAGGCTCTCGACGTGGACGTCGTAGCAATACGTGCTCGGGGGCCCGTCCTGCACGAGGCTCGTGGCGAAATGGGCGGTGACGGCCGGGAGATCGACGCGAGCCCGGGCCACGAAGCGATCCCAGACGCGGCGGCCGTCGCCCATCTCGGCGAGGTTGCTGCGGGCCTTTTCGAGTTTTTCCAGGAACGGCCCCTCGAGGCTCCTGCCAAAGAGCGCCTCGCCGAGCTCGACGACGCGGCCGGCGTACTGGAGGCATTGCACGGTCTCGATGCCCGAGAGGTCGTCGAAGAACCAGCCGCAGCTCGTGTACATGAGCATCGCGTTGCGCTGGAGCTCGAGGAGCGAGAGGGCCTCGCTCTGCTCCTCGGGCGAGAGGGCCCGCGCCGCGTGCGTCGTGAAAAACCGGACGAGGGCCTCGGGCGATCGATCGAGGACGACCTCGATGTAAGCGTCCCGCGCCGCCCAGGGGTCCAAAAAGAGGCGCTCGGCCGCGCGCTCGTAGGGGCCCGCGATCTCGTCGCGGAGGGTGTCGAGGGCGTGGCGGAGGGGCTTGCGCCAGGACTGGTCCCACCCGTGCGGCGAGCCTGCGCGGCAGCCACAATCGGCGCGCCAGCGCTCGACGCCGTGGGCGCAGCTCCAGGAGGTGCGCTCGAGGATCTCGGCCTCGTGCGTCGGGGGGTGCCGCTCGAGGAACTCGCCGTAATTGGTCAATTTGGCCAAACCATGGGCCTCGATGTGGCCGAGCGCCCAGGCGAGGGCCATCTCGCCATACCGGTGGTGGTGGCCGTAGGTCTCGCCGTCGGTGGCGATGTGGACCATCTGCGGGAACGCGCGCTTGCTGTCGAAGGCGGAGGCGAGCCGGCCGGCGAAATGCTCTCCGTTCGCGAGGAGGCGCTCGAAGGCGACGGCCTGGGAGACGGGGCCGTCATAAAAAAAGACGGCGATCGAGCGGCCGGAGGGGAGCAGAGCGCGATACGCCATCGACGGGTCGACGCGACCGCCGCGGACGTCGATCCACTCCTTGCCGCCGAGCTTGCGGACACGCGCGGCCTGGCGAGGGGCGAGGACGGTGAAGGAGACGCCCTCGGCCGCGAGGACCTCCAAGGTCTCGGTGTCGACGGCCGTCTCGGGCAGCCACATGCCCTCGGGTTTGCGGCGAAATCGATGGACGAAATCGGCGATGCCCCAGCGGACCTGCGTGATCTTGTCGCGCAGATTCGCGAGCGGCATGATGAGGTGGTTGTAGGCCTGGGCCATGGCCGAGCCATGCCCACCGAAGCGGCGCGCGCTCGCCTCGTCCGCCGCGAGGATCGCCCGGTAGGTCTCCCGCGCGTGGTGCTCCATCCACGCGAGGAGCGTGGGGCCGAAATTGAAGCTGATGCGGGAGTAGTTGTTGACGATCCGCGTGATGCGGTCCTCCCCGTCGAGGACACGCGCGGCGGCGTTTGGCGCGTAACACTCGGCCGTGATCCGCGCGTTCCAGTCGTGCCAGGGCGCGGCCGAGTCCTGCTGCTCGATGGCCTCGAGCCAGGGGTTCTCCCGGGGAGGCTGATAAAAATGGCCGTGGACGCAGACGTATCTCTCGGGAGCCTTCATCGAGCCCTCACGTAGAGCGCGGCCTCCCAGGGACCGAGCGAGACGCGGACGAGGCCGCTCGACGTGATCTCCTCGGGGGCGCGGAGATCACCTTTGCCTCCGAAGCGCTCCTCGAAGGAGGCGAGCGAGCGGCGGAAGGTGCCGCCCGGCACGGGCAAGGTGACGGTGACGGGGTGGTCGCCGAAATGGTAAATCACGAATACCTCGGAGTCACGGTTCCAGCGCCGCACGTAAAGGAGGCGCTCGTCCTCGAAGGCGACGGCCTGCCGTCCGCCCTCCGGGGCGAAGGCGGGAATGTCGCGCCGCGCCCGGAGGAGCTCCTTGTACCACGCGAAGAGCCGCGCGTGATCCCCCGTGGTGCGTAGCTCGAAATCGAGCCTGGCGCGGAGGAACGTGGCCTCGTCCTGGGGATCGAACGGCTCTTCCGGATATCCAAGTCGCGCCATTTCCTCCGTGCGGCCCTCCCTGACGTTCGCGATGAGCGTGGGGTCGCCATGGCTCGTGAAATACGGAAACGGCGCGGTTTCGCCATATTCCTCGCCCATGAAGAGCAGGGGCACGAAGGGCGAGAGCAGGACGACGGCGGCCGCGAGCTTCTGTTTGTCGAAGGAGACCCGCCGCGAGATACGCTCGCCGCGCGGGCGGTTGCCGACCTGGTCGTGATTCTGGACGAAGGTGACGAGGCAACGCGGATCGAGGCCGCCGGCCGGGCGGCCCCGGCGGCGCCGACGATATCTGGAATATTCGCCGGTGAAGGCGAAATTCTCGCGGAACGTCTTGGCGAGCTGCTCGACGAGGCCGAAGTCCTGGAGATACCCGACGCGCTCGCCCGAGAGCAGGGCGAGGAGCGCGTGATGGACGTCGTCGTTCCAGAGGCCGTCGAGCCCGTGGCCGCCCTGGGAGGAGGGCGTGACGAGGCGCGGGTCGTTGTCGTCGCTCTCGGCGATGAGGTGGACCAGGCGGCCGAGCTCGGAGGCGCGGCGATGCACGGCCTCGCTGAGCTCCTCGAAGAACGAGAGCGGGGAGTTGTCGACGATGGCGTTGACGGCGTCGAGGCGCAGGGCGTCGATACCCATCTGCGTGACGAGATGCAGGGCGCTCTCGATGAAGAATTTGCGGACCTCGTCCGAGTGCGGGCCGTCGAAATTGAGGGCGTCGCCCCAGCGCGTCCGGTAATACGAGGCGAAATAGGGGCCAAAATCGGCGAGGTAGGTGCCCTCGGGGCCGAGGTGGTTGTAGACGACGTCGAGGATGACGGCGATGCCCTCGGAATGGCAAGCGTCGACGAACCGCCGGAGGCCCTCGGGGCCGCCATAGGAGGCCTGGACGGAGAAGGGATATGCGCCGTCGTAGCCCCAGTTGCGCTCGCCGGGGAACGCGGCGACGGGCATGAGCTCGACGGCGGTGACGCCGAGCTCGCGGAGGTACGAGAGGCGCGAAATGGCGGCGTCGAAGGTGCCCTCGGGGGTGAAGGCGCCGACGTGGAGCTCGTAAATGACGTATTCGTCGAGCGGGCGGCCAGTCCAGCCCGGGGTATGGTCGGAGAAGCTCCGCACGACCTCGCTCGGGCCATGGACGCCCTCGGGCTGCAGGCGCGAGGCCGGGTCGGGGCGGAGCTCGCCGTCGAGGTCGAATCGATATCGCGCGCCGGGGAGGACGCCGTCGACGAGGGCGTGGTGATACCCGTTCGCCTCGGGCTCGAGCGGGACGCGGCGCTCGGTCTTTCCTTCGAGGAGGACGAGCTCGACCTTCGAGGCCTTCGGGGCCCAGACCCGGAAGCGCGCCTTGTCCTCGCCGAGGTGGACGGCGCCGAGCGGGCGCTCGGAGACGGCGAGGCCCTCGTGCACGAAGAAGACGGCGCCGAGGGGCGGGAGCGTGATCTCGACGGAGTTTTTCCGGCTATGCCATTCGATATTCTCCGCGACGACGTCGCCGCCGCCGCCCATGCCGCTGCCGCCGTACTCGAGGGCGTCGCTGGAGACGAGCTCCTTCCAGCGGCCGCCGCGGGGCAGGCCGACGCGATAACGCTGGCGCGGGAGGGGCGTGAAATTCAGGGCGACGAGGACGAGGGCGTCGGTGGAGCGGGCCCGGCGGTAGAAGACGACGACGCTGTGATCGGCGTCGTTGCAGTCGATCCACTGGAACCCCTCGGGGTGCGTGTCGAGCTCGTGCATGGCGGGGTATTCGCGGTAGAGGCGGTTCATCGCCTGGACGAACCGCTTCATGCCGGCGTGGTAAGGCCCCTCGTCGAGCAGGTGCCAGTCGAGGCTCGACTCGTGGTTCCACTCGCGCTTCTGGGCGATCTCGCCGCCCATGAAAAGCAACTTCTTCCCGGGCTGGGACCACATGTACGCGAAGAGCAGGCGCAGATTGGCGAATCTCTGCCATTCATCGCCCGGCATCTTGCCGAGGAGCGAGCCCTTGCCGTGGACGACCTCGTCGTGCGAGAGCGGCAGGACGAAGCTCTCGCTGAAGGCATACATCATGCGGAACGTGAGCTGGTTGTGGACGAACTTGCGGTAGACCGGGTCGCTCGACATGTACTTGAGCGTGTCGTTCATCCAGCCCATGTCCCATTTGTAGCCAAACCCGAGGCCGCCGACATAGGCCGGGCGCGAGACCATCGGCCAGGAGGTCGACTCCTCGGCGATGGTCTGGACCTCGGGGAAGGCGCGCGAGATCGACTCGTTGAGGCGCCGCAGGAAATCGATCGCCTCGAGGTTCTCGCGCCCGCCATAACGGTTCGGCTCCCACTCGCCCTGCTTGCGCGAGTAATCGAGGTAGAGCATGGAGGCGACGGCGTCGACGCGCAGGCCGTCGGCCCGGTATTTGTCGAGCCAGAAATGGGCGTTCGAGAGGAGGAAGCTCATCACCTCGTGGCGGCCATAATTGAAGATGAGGCTCTTCCAGTCGGGGTGATATCCTTTGCGCGGGTCGGCGTGCTCGTAGAGGTAGGTGCCGTCGAAATACCCGAGGCCATGCTCGTCCGAGGGGAAATGCGAGGGGACCCAGTCGAGGATGACGCCGAGGCCAGCCTCGTGGAGGG contains the following coding sequences:
- a CDS encoding ferritin-like domain-containing protein, with amino-acid sequence MDRYRSLRISLLAALGAAGCSASSTAASGSGESPPVVAIPTASSSATAEAPSPDGEPEPSNPTRTGWVAEKNGNVHRASRVTCDATIDLPACAGTESRLSCKTDADCTEKPHGKCTSGVGQIGTYCGCTYACETDDECGAGQACVCKGTGALRARHSVCAEASCSTDADCSENSCGLSAYFNGCYEKVTLACRTKEDTCRSDADCQKLPRSGGACVARGQKGEKPTWQCGSMSCVIGRPLVISGEARAAKPRARADWRAALDFEVDALSLEAREAISAHHAAIAAMEHASIASFSRFTLQLLALGAPAELVAEAQIASLDEVTHAQVEYAIASRLAGRFIGPDKLPEATARLESDVISFVEALVMEGCVGETLGAAEGQEVLRGVRDDGLRAALAKIAADEERHAALAWKTLQWALGAFGAEAREAAERAFARALVIHGEDPAEGPVENEEFGVLGARTLGARRREVLRSVVGPCLRTLGLVACS
- the mscL gene encoding large conductance mechanosensitive channel protein MscL codes for the protein MASAVIKEFKEFISRGNVIDLAVAVVLGASFNAVVQAFTNGILMNVIAAIFGRPNFDALTFRLGDGVIEYGKFLTAVVNFLIVGFALFLLVKGLNAMRRPKPAAPPPAPPAESDHDLLAQIRDALVQKTPSRV
- a CDS encoding YtfJ family protein, which gives rise to MGSAQAVLSEQAVAPNARVEDADGKAVEIKSLKGKPIVIVYDDRTSAPKSEAFRRELVKLLKTGPYASKVSLLLVADVSPYDFWPARGTVKDAVREETKKQGTTVYCDWTGGMRTAYKLKNEITGVVMVGKDGRVAFAKEGVPQGADQKRLVEALKAAVEGG
- a CDS encoding tetratricopeptide repeat protein; protein product: METARAAPRPWLLGPSTDLLLGCGLGYGLVVLALAASGAPMGSLDGWLPLVVLVTGIPHYGATLLRVYGTESARRRYFLYAFPLGFLVWAAFAASFGVPRLGTALITLYLTWSPWHYTAQNFGLVMMFLRRAGLSPTPALRRLVQASFVLSFSLVFLNIHGSASAGGADPLQTSSAMYRFAPLGIPARLALCALAVVGVSYVSVTIIALRRLLSFAPPSRLAPALALVASQAAWFVLPVLLGFARPNLYGSGGATALAFIWVAIAHSVQYLWISFHYARASGNVARTAPSGLWYLGKTVLAGAVIWVVPAVVCAPGALGLLPFDAGLGLLVAAAVNLHHFILDGAIWKLRDGTVGNVLVGQTSAAPSASPAAKGLGAWAAWAARAALVAAGLVSAGAWAASAWEKEMGLDRAAANGDLARVRVAAQRLALLGRDSARIHVTIGRLLDARGEKAAAHEAYEAALALDPEDPAALDRIAESWLSRGEFQRALDARYRATRNAPDRPAFRRRYEELLARLQAPPEMGDTEEIVVTGETSPASAPGEGTK
- a CDS encoding MGMT family protein, whose translation is MSARGNPRARTSRAEPVEAVEPISWWEDFYRVVRRIPRGRVTTYGVVAALAGHPRSARHVGFALAALKETKKRGSVPWQRVLGSRPRNRAAVTIKDPVGGALQRALLETEGVTFDTRGNVSLDRFGWAGPGATKPAAPRKRARP
- a CDS encoding DUF3536 domain-containing protein, whose translation is MKAPERYVCVHGHFYQPPRENPWLEAIEQQDSAAPWHDWNARITAECYAPNAAARVLDGEDRITRIVNNYSRISFNFGPTLLAWMEHHARETYRAILAADEASARRFGGHGSAMAQAYNHLIMPLANLRDKITQVRWGIADFVHRFRRKPEGMWLPETAVDTETLEVLAAEGVSFTVLAPRQAARVRKLGGKEWIDVRGGRVDPSMAYRALLPSGRSIAVFFYDGPVSQAVAFERLLANGEHFAGRLASAFDSKRAFPQMVHIATDGETYGHHHRYGEMALAWALGHIEAHGLAKLTNYGEFLERHPPTHEAEILERTSWSCAHGVERWRADCGCRAGSPHGWDQSWRKPLRHALDTLRDEIAGPYERAAERLFLDPWAARDAYIEVVLDRSPEALVRFFTTHAARALSPEEQSEALSLLELQRNAMLMYTSCGWFFDDLSGIETVQCLQYAGRVVELGEALFGRSLEGPFLEKLEKARSNLAEMGDGRRVWDRFVARARVDLPAVTAHFATSLVQDGPPSTYCYDVHVESLETYERDGAKLLLGRTRVTSRLTLASERHAFSVLHLGDHRVAGGVLQDAEGEEHEARCAEIVRAFESGDMEGAMRLLYRRCDRTIDSLDAVFRDDQRRIVERLLAPTLAEVESAQRALFERYAPLLRRLAPLRSPTPRALLVAGELVLGADLLRAAERVPPDVLSMRRLLAQAKEQDLHVDRAAVTFTLGQSLSALVERLRERATEPHLLADLDMAVEFAHRAGFSVDLWKTQNVFYRLAHTIYPEMRTRADEGDAAAYAMCLAFQSLAERLRVRLPAEAALPRLRSLRGEEIEEIP
- the treZ gene encoding malto-oligosyltrehalose trehalohydrolase, yielding MHEGLAVSERPLGAVHLGEDKARFRVWAPKASKVELVLLEGKTERRVPLEPEANGYHHALVDGVLPGARYRFDLDGELRPDPASRLQPEGVHGPSEVVRSFSDHTPGWTGRPLDEYVIYELHVGAFTPEGTFDAAISRLSYLRELGVTAVELMPVAAFPGERNWGYDGAYPFSVQASYGGPEGLRRFVDACHSEGIAVILDVVYNHLGPEGTYLADFGPYFASYYRTRWGDALNFDGPHSDEVRKFFIESALHLVTQMGIDALRLDAVNAIVDNSPLSFFEELSEAVHRRASELGRLVHLIAESDDNDPRLVTPSSQGGHGLDGLWNDDVHHALLALLSGERVGYLQDFGLVEQLAKTFRENFAFTGEYSRYRRRRRGRPAGGLDPRCLVTFVQNHDQVGNRPRGERISRRVSFDKQKLAAAVVLLSPFVPLLFMGEEYGETAPFPYFTSHGDPTLIANVREGRTEEMARLGYPEEPFDPQDEATFLRARLDFELRTTGDHARLFAWYKELLRARRDIPAFAPEGGRQAVAFEDERLLYVRRWNRDSEVFVIYHFGDHPVTVTLPVPGGTFRRSLASFEERFGGKGDLRAPEEITSSGLVRVSLGPWEAALYVRAR